The following coding sequences lie in one Myxococcus xanthus genomic window:
- a CDS encoding ComEA family DNA-binding protein: MRALCAVVVGLLLCGPGVAEAAKLRTQHTGTVNLNEASAAELDLLPGVGEKAAQRIIEHRQKRPFKRVEELVRVKGFGKKKFLKLKAHLALSGPTTLRVEQVPAPPERKEVSATND; the protein is encoded by the coding sequence GTGAGGGCGCTGTGCGCGGTGGTGGTGGGCCTGCTCTTGTGCGGGCCCGGGGTGGCGGAGGCGGCGAAGCTGCGCACGCAGCACACGGGGACGGTCAACCTCAACGAAGCCAGCGCGGCGGAGCTGGATTTGCTGCCGGGCGTCGGTGAGAAGGCGGCGCAGCGCATCATCGAGCACCGCCAGAAGCGGCCTTTCAAACGCGTGGAGGAACTGGTGCGCGTGAAGGGCTTCGGCAAGAAGAAGTTCCTCAAGCTCAAGGCGCACCTGGCGCTGAGCGGGCCCACGACGCTGCGAGTCGAACAGGTGCCCGCCCCTCCTGAGAGAAAGGAGGTGAGCGCGACGAACGACTGA
- a CDS encoding ABC transporter substrate-binding protein, with translation MNTTSISRLCSGMSVLLATVLCLLTGTVSAAETSSLRTLGPPAPSKVRRVVTLAPSLSEMVLSLGAGSTLVGVSRFDEAKEVAKLPRVGGFTDPSVEAVIALKPDLLLVQPGPGNQRPVEKMAELGVPVLLLPLHSVADVLAAMRAVGKALGREKEAEAVVVGIEATRTRIREAAKKLPAPRVLFVYGFEPLVVAGPGSFADELLRDAGGINVAADASSAYPVYSVERVVRARATVVVDAADVDVGKDKLRALPGLSNARWVDLPSMSLLQPGPSLGRGLEELFRLLHPKGTGKAAP, from the coding sequence ATGAACACGACTTCCATTTCGCGTCTCTGCTCGGGCATGTCCGTCCTGCTCGCCACGGTGCTGTGCCTGCTCACCGGTACGGTGAGCGCGGCGGAGACGTCGAGCCTGAGGACGCTGGGGCCGCCAGCGCCTTCCAAGGTGCGGCGCGTGGTGACGCTGGCGCCCTCGCTGTCGGAGATGGTGCTGTCCCTGGGCGCGGGGAGCACGCTGGTGGGGGTGTCCCGCTTCGACGAGGCGAAGGAGGTGGCGAAGCTGCCGCGCGTGGGCGGCTTCACGGACCCTTCCGTGGAGGCGGTGATTGCGCTCAAGCCAGACCTGCTCCTGGTGCAGCCCGGGCCGGGCAACCAGCGTCCGGTGGAGAAGATGGCCGAGCTGGGCGTGCCCGTGCTGCTGCTGCCGCTGCACTCCGTGGCGGACGTGCTCGCGGCCATGCGCGCGGTGGGGAAGGCGCTCGGACGGGAGAAGGAGGCGGAGGCGGTGGTGGTGGGCATCGAGGCCACGCGCACGCGCATCCGGGAGGCGGCGAAGAAGCTGCCCGCGCCGCGGGTGCTGTTCGTCTATGGCTTCGAGCCGCTCGTGGTGGCGGGGCCTGGCTCTTTCGCGGACGAGCTGCTCCGGGACGCGGGCGGCATCAACGTGGCGGCGGACGCGAGCTCCGCGTACCCGGTGTACTCGGTGGAGCGCGTGGTGCGTGCCCGGGCCACCGTGGTGGTGGATGCCGCGGACGTGGACGTGGGCAAGGACAAGTTGCGGGCACTGCCCGGCCTGTCCAACGCGCGCTGGGTGGACCTGCCCTCCATGTCGCTGCTGCAGCCGGGACCTTCGCTGGGGCGGGGACTGGAGGAACTCTTCCGTTTGCTGCATCCGAAGGGAACGGGTAAGGCCGCGCCGTGA
- a CDS encoding MXAN_6577-like cysteine-rich protein: protein MTRPRPLSPEPFLPTLLLTAVAALLLTGCPEEGAVCTSGLSVCGDACVDLRGDVANCGACGNACGDGQTCQAGVCDCRPGTESCGGACVATASDVANCGACGNACAAGLVCESGVCREGCSEGSLRCGDSCVDVRADVLNCGACGNVCPDVQTCHEGRCGYDVVAACYTHGQLVGIQAGTDQLGPRRQFGSGVQTLASWDGHVLAADATASKLLQAAGGALGTVVEEDSLGGVAGSPNDILVDPPYVYVVDSVNNTLQVLKREGPSQGAGLGLRTVTQVNLGANTSPQALAKWGTTLYVPLFGTGGSMFQFGNAVARVDISNPEQPRKVDTISLTGLDLKPFDGGTVLPLPYSVAATEAGVYVSLTNLNPYNGYKPNGPGMLAKIDPASGRVSAIDLGAADCLNAGYVEAVGDQLVVACLGEAEYDEANGHSASAVRASGLVLVKNDAPVAAYALKAGCEPGTLGCNLSVASRFAVAEGAVYLADTNAGRVFVVAVEDGRLVERRGFSSPQALGPALEACPTDPRRPVSNAIDVTALH from the coding sequence ATGACTCGCCCGCGTCCCCTGTCCCCTGAGCCGTTCCTTCCGACCTTGCTGCTGACGGCCGTGGCGGCGCTGCTGCTCACCGGGTGCCCCGAGGAGGGCGCGGTGTGCACCTCCGGCCTGTCCGTCTGCGGTGACGCCTGCGTGGACCTGCGCGGCGACGTCGCGAACTGCGGCGCCTGTGGCAACGCGTGCGGCGATGGGCAGACGTGTCAGGCCGGCGTCTGTGACTGTCGCCCGGGGACGGAGTCCTGCGGTGGCGCGTGCGTGGCCACGGCGAGCGATGTCGCGAACTGCGGCGCCTGTGGCAACGCGTGCGCCGCCGGGCTCGTGTGTGAATCCGGCGTGTGCCGCGAAGGCTGCTCCGAAGGCAGCTTGCGGTGCGGGGACTCGTGCGTGGACGTTCGCGCGGACGTGCTCAACTGCGGCGCCTGCGGCAACGTGTGTCCGGATGTGCAGACGTGCCACGAGGGACGCTGCGGCTACGACGTGGTGGCGGCCTGCTACACGCACGGGCAGCTCGTGGGCATCCAGGCGGGGACGGACCAGCTCGGGCCGCGGCGTCAGTTCGGCTCGGGCGTGCAGACGCTCGCGTCCTGGGACGGCCATGTGCTGGCCGCGGACGCCACGGCTTCGAAGCTGCTCCAGGCGGCGGGCGGCGCGCTGGGGACGGTGGTGGAGGAGGACTCGCTGGGCGGGGTGGCGGGCTCGCCCAACGACATCCTGGTGGACCCGCCTTATGTCTACGTCGTGGACTCGGTGAACAACACCTTGCAGGTGCTCAAGCGGGAGGGCCCTTCCCAGGGTGCGGGGCTGGGCCTGCGCACCGTGACGCAGGTGAACCTGGGGGCCAACACCAGCCCGCAGGCGCTGGCGAAGTGGGGCACCACGCTGTACGTCCCCTTGTTCGGTACGGGCGGCTCCATGTTCCAGTTCGGCAATGCCGTCGCGCGCGTGGACATCTCCAACCCCGAACAGCCGCGCAAGGTGGACACGATTTCGCTCACCGGGCTGGACCTGAAGCCCTTCGACGGCGGCACGGTGTTGCCGCTGCCTTACTCCGTCGCGGCGACGGAGGCGGGGGTGTACGTCAGCCTCACCAACCTGAATCCCTACAACGGCTACAAGCCCAATGGCCCGGGCATGCTCGCGAAGATCGACCCCGCGAGCGGCCGTGTGAGCGCCATCGACCTGGGCGCGGCGGATTGCCTCAACGCGGGCTACGTGGAGGCCGTGGGTGACCAGCTCGTGGTGGCCTGCCTGGGCGAGGCCGAGTACGACGAGGCCAACGGGCACAGCGCCAGCGCCGTGCGCGCCTCCGGGCTGGTGCTGGTGAAGAACGACGCGCCCGTGGCGGCGTACGCGCTCAAGGCGGGGTGTGAGCCCGGAACGCTGGGCTGCAACCTCTCCGTGGCCAGCCGCTTCGCGGTGGCGGAGGGCGCGGTGTACCTGGCGGACACGAACGCGGGCCGCGTCTTCGTGGTGGCGGTGGAGGACGGGCGGTTGGTGGAGCGCCGCGGCTTCTCTTCGCCCCAGGCCCTGGGGCCCGCGCTGGAGGCGTGTCCCACGGACCCGCGCCGGCCCGTGTCCAATGCCATTGACGTCACCGCCCTGCACTGA
- a CDS encoding FIST signal transduction protein, whose amino-acid sequence MNIDSSGMRMQIGKSCSPDCEVAAREAGAEALRGADAPTFALVLCTDQYDADDLASALRRELRDLPWAGCCAAGVFAGTELLHQGLVVALFRGMDLQVGTGMGGPVSKDPRAAGRDAVARAIEKLPPMRPGRRRALLVFPDALSGNPTEVVRGAQQEAGAGVVWAGGGAGGDLRSAMTAQFTNGQAYRDRVVVIAFDAQAPIGVGIQHGWYPYGPPTQVTKAHGATAIELDYESAFEVYRRTAASRGDALDVQGFARFAMTHPLGIPQANGEFVIRELISIGPDGSVRCVAEIPDGSLVRVMEGARADLLDAAAGAATLARTGTPGALGGAVVFDCFSRYPILGEEIQDELSRVQGALGEATPLVGCLTLGEVGAMGGGVPQFHNKTVVVLALPG is encoded by the coding sequence GTGAATATCGATTCCAGTGGGATGCGGATGCAGATTGGAAAGAGCTGCTCTCCCGATTGCGAAGTCGCCGCCCGGGAGGCGGGCGCGGAGGCGCTGCGAGGCGCGGACGCGCCCACCTTCGCATTGGTCCTCTGCACGGACCAATATGACGCGGATGACCTGGCGTCGGCGCTCCGGCGGGAGCTCCGGGACCTCCCCTGGGCCGGATGCTGCGCGGCGGGTGTTTTCGCGGGAACCGAGCTGCTGCACCAGGGGCTGGTGGTCGCGCTGTTCCGCGGGATGGACTTGCAGGTCGGAACGGGGATGGGTGGGCCCGTGAGCAAGGACCCCCGAGCGGCCGGGCGTGATGCGGTGGCGCGTGCCATCGAGAAGCTGCCTCCCATGCGGCCGGGGCGCCGCCGTGCGCTGCTCGTCTTCCCGGACGCGCTGAGCGGGAATCCAACGGAAGTCGTGCGCGGGGCGCAGCAGGAGGCAGGGGCGGGTGTCGTCTGGGCGGGGGGCGGAGCGGGAGGCGACCTCCGGAGCGCCATGACGGCCCAGTTCACGAATGGGCAGGCATACCGGGACCGGGTGGTGGTGATTGCCTTTGATGCCCAGGCGCCGATCGGCGTCGGGATTCAGCACGGCTGGTATCCATACGGCCCACCGACCCAGGTCACGAAGGCCCACGGCGCGACCGCCATCGAGCTCGATTACGAGAGCGCGTTCGAGGTCTACCGGCGCACGGCCGCGAGCCGCGGAGACGCGCTGGACGTGCAGGGCTTCGCCCGCTTCGCGATGACCCACCCGCTGGGGATTCCCCAGGCCAATGGGGAGTTCGTGATTCGCGAGCTAATCTCCATCGGACCCGACGGCTCGGTCCGCTGCGTCGCCGAGATACCTGATGGCTCGTTGGTCCGGGTGATGGAGGGAGCGCGCGCGGACCTGTTGGACGCGGCCGCAGGGGCGGCCACCCTGGCTCGGACAGGAACCCCTGGCGCGCTGGGTGGCGCGGTCGTGTTCGACTGTTTCTCCCGCTACCCCATCCTGGGCGAGGAAATCCAAGACGAGCTCTCACGCGTCCAGGGAGCGCTCGGGGAGGCCACGCCGCTCGTGGGCTGTCTGACCCTGGGCGAGGTGGGGGCCATGGGAGGTGGCGTTCCGCAGTTCCACAACAAGACGGTGGTGGTGCTCGCCCTTCCAGGGTGA
- a CDS encoding PAS domain-containing sensor histidine kinase, protein MADPREDEDRKLTEERLALLSVLQELTVAALDLFDPSKPADAFMDRVAERLGCMVALWVQVNARGQVILQGASGLSAASRQLPIPARSEPGGKQGPAEVNLPFPELEMPGLVRWSIPIIGADAAHSASALLLYFDREPQLPRHYRGMMERLGGVLRTALMHRQLFTRILESERALHQKKTLLESLSEASDEGILISTQEGRTLTHNRRLVQMWGLEEALLSAPYGAWVRAAAELVEEPARFMARAAFFIEHRDASGHDELRLKDGRIFEQYDAPVVSADGVYYGRAAYFRDVTARRRTERDLQHERDFSSAVLDTARALFIVLDVEGRIVRFNRACQEMTGYSFEELRGARFWKQLQAPEEAARVERDFAQLSAGQGHEEYESCWLTRAGERRLIAWSSNILRSPSGAVEYIIGTGIDITEQRRAERERDQTFLREQQARTRAEEQEGRSAFLAEASGLLAGSLAPEDALRNVAALTVQRFADWCTVDLLDNDHSPQRIAVAQSQILRARWPAKDAHAPPDLNATHGPGRVLRRGEPEFCLEGCGSSALECGVLEFQSWLSVPLLARGRTLGALTLARLDDGSRYGLAELSVAQELARRAAMAVDNARLYREAQQAIGLRDEFLSVASHELKTPVTSLQLSVQGLLRRARSGALCTASAETVTQSVEGIERQAMRMAKLVNTLLDVSRIHAGRLELELEEVDLAALVRDIAARFAPELALSGATLQVHADTPMPGIWDRSRLDQIVTNLLSNAIKYGEGKPIEIQVGGDARTALLEVRDQGIGIPTERQALIFRAFERAVSSRHYGGLGLGLHIVSQLVERLGGAVRVQSEAGRGATFTVALPRSGPAAPRPAPADMHLDANHA, encoded by the coding sequence ATGGCGGACCCCCGCGAGGACGAGGACCGGAAGCTCACCGAGGAGCGACTCGCGCTGCTGAGCGTGCTCCAGGAGCTCACCGTCGCGGCGCTCGACCTCTTCGACCCGAGCAAGCCCGCGGACGCCTTCATGGACCGTGTCGCGGAGCGGCTGGGGTGCATGGTCGCCCTCTGGGTCCAGGTGAACGCGCGGGGGCAGGTCATCCTTCAGGGCGCAAGTGGACTCTCCGCTGCGTCCCGCCAGCTTCCGATTCCCGCCCGCTCCGAGCCCGGAGGGAAGCAAGGGCCCGCCGAGGTGAACCTGCCCTTTCCGGAGTTGGAAATGCCAGGGCTCGTGCGCTGGTCCATTCCCATCATCGGGGCGGACGCTGCGCACAGCGCCAGCGCGCTGCTGCTGTACTTCGACCGCGAGCCGCAGCTCCCGCGACATTACCGAGGCATGATGGAGCGCCTCGGCGGCGTGCTCCGTACCGCGCTCATGCACCGGCAGCTCTTCACCCGCATCCTGGAGAGCGAGCGCGCGCTCCACCAGAAGAAGACGCTGCTGGAGTCCCTGAGCGAGGCCTCCGACGAGGGCATCCTCATCTCCACCCAGGAAGGAAGGACGCTCACGCACAACCGCCGCCTCGTGCAGATGTGGGGGCTGGAGGAGGCGCTCCTGTCCGCACCCTACGGGGCGTGGGTCCGTGCGGCGGCGGAGCTCGTGGAGGAGCCTGCCCGGTTCATGGCGCGCGCAGCCTTCTTCATTGAGCACCGCGACGCGTCGGGGCACGACGAGCTTCGGCTCAAGGATGGGCGGATATTCGAGCAGTACGACGCTCCGGTGGTGAGTGCTGACGGCGTCTACTATGGGCGGGCCGCCTACTTCCGGGACGTCACCGCTCGACGGCGCACGGAGCGGGACCTCCAGCACGAGCGGGACTTCAGCTCGGCGGTCCTGGATACAGCCCGCGCGCTGTTCATCGTCCTGGATGTGGAGGGCCGAATCGTCCGCTTCAACCGTGCATGCCAGGAGATGACCGGCTACTCCTTCGAGGAGCTTCGCGGCGCGCGGTTCTGGAAGCAGCTCCAGGCCCCGGAAGAAGCGGCGCGGGTCGAGCGGGACTTCGCCCAGCTCTCCGCAGGCCAGGGGCACGAGGAGTACGAGAGCTGCTGGCTCACGCGAGCGGGAGAGCGCCGCCTCATCGCATGGTCCAGCAACATCCTCCGCAGCCCGTCGGGAGCGGTCGAGTACATCATCGGCACGGGCATCGACATCACCGAGCAACGCCGGGCCGAGCGGGAGCGAGACCAGACCTTCCTGCGTGAGCAGCAAGCGCGGACCCGCGCCGAGGAGCAGGAAGGAAGGTCCGCGTTCCTGGCGGAAGCCTCGGGACTGCTCGCGGGCTCGCTCGCCCCCGAGGACGCGCTGCGAAACGTGGCGGCGCTGACCGTCCAGCGGTTCGCGGACTGGTGTACGGTCGACCTGCTGGACAACGACCATTCCCCCCAGCGAATCGCGGTGGCCCAATCCCAGATACTGCGGGCCAGGTGGCCCGCGAAGGACGCCCACGCGCCACCGGACCTCAATGCCACGCATGGCCCTGGGCGGGTGCTCCGCCGCGGCGAGCCGGAGTTCTGCCTGGAGGGTTGCGGCTCCTCTGCTCTCGAGTGCGGCGTCCTCGAGTTCCAGTCCTGGCTGTCAGTGCCGCTGCTCGCGCGTGGCCGGACGCTCGGCGCGCTCACCCTCGCCCGGCTGGACGACGGGAGCCGCTATGGCCTGGCCGAGCTCTCCGTCGCGCAGGAGCTGGCCCGCCGCGCGGCCATGGCCGTGGACAACGCCCGGCTCTATCGGGAAGCCCAGCAGGCCATTGGCCTTCGTGATGAATTCCTCTCCGTTGCCTCTCATGAGCTGAAGACCCCGGTCACCTCCCTCCAGTTGTCCGTGCAGGGACTGCTGCGCCGCGCCCGGTCGGGAGCGCTCTGCACCGCGTCGGCGGAGACCGTGACCCAATCGGTCGAAGGCATCGAACGCCAGGCGATGCGGATGGCGAAGCTCGTCAACACGCTGCTCGATGTCTCGCGCATCCATGCCGGGCGGCTCGAACTCGAGCTGGAGGAAGTGGACCTCGCCGCGCTGGTCCGAGACATCGCGGCACGCTTCGCACCCGAGCTGGCCCTCTCCGGCGCCACGCTCCAGGTTCATGCCGACACGCCGATGCCAGGAATCTGGGACCGGTCGCGGCTCGATCAGATTGTCACCAACCTGCTCTCGAATGCGATCAAGTACGGCGAGGGCAAGCCCATCGAAATCCAGGTCGGCGGAGACGCCAGGACCGCCCTCCTGGAAGTGAGGGACCAGGGAATCGGCATCCCGACGGAACGACAGGCGTTGATCTTCCGGGCCTTCGAGCGGGCGGTGTCATCGCGCCACTACGGAGGGCTGGGCTTGGGCCTCCACATCGTCAGTCAGCTCGTCGAAAGGCTGGGAGGGGCGGTCCGGGTCCAGAGCGAGGCGGGACGCGGCGCCACCTTCACGGTCGCGCTTCCACGCAGCGGACCCGCCGCGCCGCGGCCGGCTCCAGCAGACATGCACCTGGACGCGAACCATGCATGA
- a CDS encoding TonB-dependent receptor plug domain-containing protein — protein MRWTFLAGPAVCLVLSLPCPVRAQPSEAEPAPARTTVVRGRTPPPPESPERRDPTGAITVIDARERAGEARDTAELLVGSVGLAVQDSGGYGQSKSLVVRGASSNGVLVFLDGIPLNGAGGLSDLSLIPAALVERFEVLRGGAGARYGSGGLGGAINIITRAPGPNLRTSGEVTYGSWNTALGHVAATGPMLGGQALLLVHAGRSDGDFAYDVDELPAVDGNPQVSERRARNNAQGGGALLRYRRRLVGGSRLDALAELSLENRAIPGTVQNPQSTGDQELGRLALGLRWSGVLDGLGQGSARGFFRRDGLEVTGHIPGAGGAQRHSVGGVELEGRRPLGEYQALTVTVATSGETVTQEEGAQASSWWRASVMAMDEVRLFGGTLDVVPSMRLERVGPYWLLSPKLGASVELGRGFGLRANAGQSHRAPSFLELYIRQGTLLPNPGLKPERALYADAAVTWRSGPEDSEEAAPRWGLTLGGFAALYENLIAYELYPPLMARPYNFDTARVWGLELEGEARPFSWLLASTGYTYLRTENRYGDPRFFGKDLPYRPRHKWVGRVRAGPDWLNARAEVLYQSAQLINRTGSLDLPSRTLVSAGASSTFLHGPDLTLSVELKNLLDVRTFDFTGFPLPGRAVYVTLAVALEPGASPSSSSTREPHDSPASPVP, from the coding sequence ATGCGGTGGACCTTCCTCGCTGGGCCTGCCGTGTGCCTGGTGCTCAGCCTTCCATGTCCCGTCAGGGCGCAGCCTTCCGAGGCCGAGCCCGCCCCCGCGCGCACCACGGTGGTTCGCGGCAGGACACCCCCTCCGCCTGAGTCTCCGGAGCGGAGGGACCCGACGGGCGCCATCACCGTCATTGATGCGCGAGAGCGAGCAGGCGAGGCGCGCGACACGGCGGAGCTGCTCGTGGGCTCGGTGGGGCTCGCGGTGCAGGACTCCGGTGGTTACGGACAGAGCAAGAGTCTGGTGGTGCGGGGCGCGTCGTCCAACGGCGTGCTCGTGTTCCTGGATGGCATTCCGCTCAACGGCGCGGGCGGCCTGTCGGACCTGTCACTCATTCCCGCCGCGCTGGTCGAGCGCTTCGAGGTGCTGCGAGGTGGCGCGGGCGCGCGCTATGGCTCCGGCGGCCTGGGCGGCGCCATCAACATCATCACCCGCGCACCGGGGCCGAACCTGCGCACGAGTGGTGAGGTGACCTACGGGAGCTGGAACACGGCGCTGGGCCACGTCGCCGCCACGGGGCCGATGCTGGGCGGGCAGGCGCTGCTGCTGGTGCATGCGGGCCGCTCGGACGGTGACTTCGCCTACGACGTGGACGAACTGCCCGCCGTGGACGGCAATCCCCAGGTCTCCGAACGGCGCGCCCGCAACAACGCGCAGGGCGGTGGCGCGCTCCTGCGCTACCGGCGACGGCTCGTGGGGGGCTCGCGGCTGGATGCGCTCGCGGAGCTGTCCCTGGAGAACCGCGCCATTCCGGGCACCGTGCAGAATCCCCAGTCCACCGGAGACCAGGAGCTGGGGCGGCTGGCGCTGGGCCTTCGCTGGTCGGGCGTGCTCGACGGGTTGGGGCAGGGGAGCGCGCGAGGCTTCTTCCGGCGTGATGGCCTGGAGGTGACGGGGCACATTCCCGGCGCGGGCGGCGCGCAGCGGCACTCGGTGGGCGGCGTGGAGCTGGAGGGCCGCAGGCCGCTGGGAGAGTACCAAGCGCTGACTGTCACGGTGGCGACCTCGGGTGAGACGGTGACGCAGGAGGAGGGCGCACAGGCCTCCTCGTGGTGGCGCGCCAGCGTCATGGCCATGGATGAGGTGCGGCTCTTCGGAGGCACGCTGGACGTGGTGCCTTCGATGCGGCTGGAGCGGGTGGGGCCGTACTGGTTGCTGTCGCCGAAGCTGGGTGCATCCGTCGAGCTGGGGCGCGGCTTCGGGCTGCGCGCCAACGCCGGGCAGTCCCACCGCGCGCCGTCCTTCCTGGAGCTGTACATCCGGCAGGGGACGCTGCTGCCCAACCCCGGGCTGAAGCCCGAGCGCGCCTTGTACGCGGACGCGGCGGTGACGTGGCGCTCCGGTCCGGAAGACTCCGAGGAAGCGGCGCCACGCTGGGGCCTCACGCTGGGCGGCTTCGCGGCGCTGTATGAGAATCTCATCGCCTATGAGCTGTACCCGCCGCTGATGGCGCGTCCGTACAACTTCGACACCGCGCGCGTGTGGGGCTTGGAACTGGAGGGCGAGGCGAGGCCTTTCTCCTGGCTCCTGGCCAGCACGGGCTACACGTACCTGCGCACGGAGAACCGCTATGGGGACCCGCGCTTCTTCGGCAAGGACCTGCCGTACCGTCCCAGACACAAGTGGGTGGGGCGGGTGCGCGCGGGGCCAGATTGGCTCAACGCCCGCGCGGAAGTGCTCTACCAGTCCGCGCAGCTCATCAACCGCACCGGCTCGCTCGATTTGCCATCACGCACGTTGGTGAGCGCGGGCGCGTCCAGCACCTTTCTTCATGGTCCGGACCTCACCCTGTCCGTCGAGCTGAAGAACCTCCTCGACGTCCGGACCTTCGACTTCACGGGCTTCCCGCTGCCGGGTCGCGCCGTCTACGTGACGCTCGCGGTAGCGCTCGAGCCAGGCGCGTCACCGTCATCCTCATCCACTCGGGAGCCCCATGACTCGCCCGCGTCCCCTGTCCCCTGA
- a CDS encoding Vgb family protein, with product MRRGTILFVLAVVTSVGCGDAADPDPGGCPETGTGTLELAIEGLPASANPHVIIRRGSESREVRAGGQLAGLAAGMWTLSPEPVAGSGGRVRAAYDAPARQVCVLDGEAAAAAIQYALIPSSQRLWLSTSNGAAEVEAFAAEELEVTGAPQATVRLGSSPGIPRASGLAFDRRGNLWVALGSGELRRYPAGDLGASGVKSPDVIMSGGVLSAGSPGPIAIAFDAAGDLWTSIGFSNTVIRFGAAQLVSGTAPAPQVVLSGLGDPSTLAFDAVGNLWVGDVTAGASRIHKVAASSLQASGAVTSVTSIEVLEAAPGRSFAGPAGLAFDGERNLWVSYGASGVVVRLTPDDQGGSGAVSVVPGIQIDAGGPKELAFDEGGGLWMAYNSGRISRLSPSQLSVSGAPTPDVVISSPDLGATHGVAVYPAPANLPLFHRLP from the coding sequence GTGAGACGCGGAACCATTCTCTTCGTCCTGGCCGTCGTGACTTCCGTGGGGTGTGGCGATGCCGCGGACCCGGACCCGGGCGGGTGTCCCGAGACAGGCACGGGGACGTTGGAGTTGGCCATCGAGGGACTGCCTGCCTCCGCCAACCCTCACGTCATCATCCGCCGGGGCAGTGAGTCCCGGGAGGTGCGCGCGGGCGGCCAGCTGGCGGGGCTCGCGGCGGGCATGTGGACGCTCTCCCCCGAGCCGGTGGCGGGGAGCGGCGGCCGGGTTCGCGCCGCCTATGATGCGCCGGCCCGTCAGGTATGCGTCCTGGATGGCGAAGCGGCTGCGGCGGCCATCCAATACGCGCTCATCCCCAGCAGCCAGCGGCTGTGGCTGTCCACCAGCAACGGTGCGGCAGAGGTGGAGGCCTTCGCCGCCGAGGAACTGGAGGTCACGGGCGCGCCGCAGGCCACCGTCCGGCTCGGTTCGAGCCCGGGCATTCCCCGGGCTTCAGGGCTCGCGTTCGACAGGCGTGGCAACCTCTGGGTGGCGCTGGGGTCGGGGGAGCTGCGGCGCTACCCCGCCGGCGACCTGGGCGCCTCCGGCGTCAAGAGCCCCGACGTCATCATGAGCGGCGGCGTGTTGAGCGCCGGGAGCCCGGGGCCCATCGCCATCGCATTCGATGCCGCTGGCGACCTGTGGACCTCCATCGGGTTCAGCAACACCGTCATCCGGTTTGGCGCGGCCCAGCTTGTCTCCGGCACCGCTCCGGCACCGCAAGTCGTGCTGAGCGGGCTGGGAGACCCCTCCACGCTCGCGTTCGACGCCGTGGGCAACCTCTGGGTGGGAGACGTGACGGCCGGGGCCTCCCGCATCCACAAGGTGGCCGCATCGAGCCTCCAGGCGTCCGGCGCGGTGACGTCCGTCACGAGCATCGAGGTGCTGGAAGCCGCTCCGGGCAGGAGCTTCGCGGGCCCCGCGGGGCTCGCCTTCGATGGGGAGCGAAACCTGTGGGTTTCCTACGGCGCGAGCGGCGTCGTCGTGCGGCTCACGCCCGATGACCAGGGCGGCTCCGGCGCGGTGAGCGTCGTCCCGGGTATCCAGATTGACGCGGGCGGTCCCAAGGAACTCGCCTTCGACGAAGGAGGGGGGCTCTGGATGGCCTACAACTCCGGGAGGATTTCCCGGCTGAGCCCGAGCCAGCTCAGCGTCTCTGGCGCGCCCACGCCCGACGTCGTCATCTCCAGTCCCGACCTCGGGGCCACGCATGGCGTCGCGGTGTATCCCGCCCCCGCGAACCTGCCGCTGTTCCATCGATTGCCGTGA
- a CDS encoding FHA domain-containing protein codes for MERASTPCAMAPVVLEVRPRVRTADAEVTVGSGAECDIVLAEPTVSRLHARLRREPHTGLWCVTDLESERGTYQDGVLILPGRPAPLLCRSRLTLGNVELLFLQTYAFEQSVRVSSLTPPVSLTRRR; via the coding sequence TTGGAGAGGGCATCGACGCCCTGCGCCATGGCGCCCGTGGTGCTGGAGGTGCGCCCGCGGGTCCGCACGGCGGACGCCGAGGTGACGGTGGGCAGCGGCGCCGAGTGCGACATCGTCCTCGCCGAGCCCACGGTGTCCCGCCTGCATGCGCGCCTTCGTCGTGAGCCGCACACCGGGCTGTGGTGCGTGACGGACCTGGAGAGCGAGCGGGGGACGTACCAGGATGGGGTGCTCATCCTGCCGGGCCGGCCCGCGCCGCTGCTGTGCCGCTCCCGGCTCACGCTGGGGAACGTGGAGCTCCTGTTCCTCCAGACGTATGCCTTCGAGCAGTCCGTGCGCGTGTCCTCGCTGACGCCCCCGGTGAGCTTGACCCGCCGGAGGTGA